The sequence GTTCGGTGCAGCACCTCGACGCCCTGACGCCGGACGAGAAGGATGTGTTCAAGACCGCCTTCGAACTGGACCAGCGCTGGGTGGTCGAACTGGCCGCCGACCGCACGCCCGAGGTCTGCCAGTCCCAGTCCCTGAACGTCTTCCTGCCCGGCGACGTCGACAAGTGGGACCTGCACATGCTGCACTACACCGCATGGGAGCGAGGCGTGAAATCCCTCTACTATCTGCGCTCCAAGTCGGTTCAGCGCGCGGCCTTCGCCGGCGCCGAGGGGGGTGAAAAGGCCGAATCCATGTCGGTCCCGTCCCGCACCGACTACGAAGAATGCCTCGCCTGCCAGTAGGGCGGCGAGCGCGTCCAGGTCGCCAGAACGGCGCGGAAACGGGGAAGCCCGACGCGCCGTTCGAGCGGCGTTTCAGCATCCCTTGATCGCCGTCAAGGCGCTCCGAAGCGGATTGTGCTCTTCACAATCCAGCGAGCGCTGTGGCGAAGGTCCCGTCCTGGCCGAAAGCTTGCAGCGAAGTTTGCGCGCAGCAGGTGAATCCGCGGGAACTGTTAAGGAATCCGTGGGTTGATGAGCTGAGCCGATTGATGATCGTCCGGCCTGTCGCCGGGCGACGGCCATAGGGACGAAGGGGTTGTGCGATGCGGGCCATATTGGGTCTGCTACTGATCGCACTCACGGGCGGGGCGGCGACCAGCGCCCTCGCCGCCGATGATGCGGCCTTGACGGCGCTGAACCGCGCCGCGTTCGACAAACCGAAAGCGGCGGCGGAACAGCCGAAAAAGCCACGCTTCCAGGCCAGCTACCATGTGGGCGAAGGCCCGGCCGCGCCGGCCGAGAGCAGCCAGGCGCCCCTGGCCGCCGATCGTCTCCTCTCCGAGCGCGCCTGGGCGCTGACCGGGGGCTCGGCCACCTGGACCAGCCACTCGGTCAGCCGGCTCAACGACGACGGCGCGGTCGACACCCTGCGCATGACGGTGGTCGCCGCAGAGCGCGGCCCGGGCGGGGTGGTGCTGGCCTCGCCGGGCGGGCGGCTGCAGCCTGAGACCAACAGCGTCAACCTCGACTTCGAGCGTTCGGCCCCGATCACCAGCGGCCGCTTCGCCCTGGACGTGGCGCCGCACTTCGGCGTGGCCATGAACGATCAGGGCGGCTCGGCCCTTGCTGGCGCCGCGGTGCGGCTGCAGCTGCCGCAGCGCCGCAACTCCATCGCCGGCCAGCTCGGCTTCCAGCCCGACCGCGAGGCCGACGGGACCCGGGGTCGCTGGTTCCTGTTCGCCGAAGGCAGCGGGGAGCTGGTGGGCGTCCACCTCAGCCGCAGCGGCGGCCTGATGCCCCGCGCCAACCTGACCGTCGACGACGGCGTCAATCCCACCGTGGTCAGCGACAGCCAGGCCGGCGTCGGCTGGAAGAAGGGCGCGATGCAGGCCTCGTTCGGCTATGTCCACCGCGAGATCCGCAACGACCTCGGCTACGATACCAGCCGCCAGATCGGCGACATCAAGGGCGACATGGTGGCGTTCAGCTTCAGCTTGAAGTCGCGGTAGGGGGCGATCCATCGCTCCTTAGTCCCATGTCGGCCAGAGCTCCAAGCACGCAGGGAGCAAAGCCGCGCAGCATTCCGAGACATGGGCGCTCGAGCGGTGAGGCGTTAGGCAGGCAATCGCTTGTCTGCTGGCGAAATTCAACTCATAATCGCACCACTTGCATCTCATCGATCAGCCGCGGAGGCTAGTGTCATTGATGAAATGCTAGGGAAGGCGACTCGAATCCGCAGCCGCGTCGGCGAAACAACGGGAACGGGCGTGTACCCTATGTCGAATTCACTCATGAAAGATAATAACGATCCTTGCGAAAAGGAATAAAGTATGAATTGGCGATTATTGGCATATTATTCGCTTCTTTTAATTGGCGTATGCACGATTCTACTCGCACTTTATCTTTCCTATATACTCAAGATGAATTCTCATATGAGGTACGGAGTTACATCTTTAATAGGGTTGGTTGGGTTTATCATAGCGACCGCAGCGAGACGATTTCGAGGGGACGGCTGAGGTTCGGATCAAGTTCTATACTAATCTGAACAATTATTGGGCAGGCATCGGGGTGGCATAGAGGGGGCTCTCGGCGGACCAGCCGCTGATGTCTGAATGGGGGGCAGACCTCACCTTTCCGCGGCTGAGCTGAGCGCCGCCTTCAGCGTCGTGCCGGTGTTGACATCTGGTTCCCATGGCGAAGTCGCCGCGATCAAAGGCGGGCAAGAGAAGGAGGAAGCATAGGTGAGACGTCAAACTCACTACCGAGCAGTTCACTCCTACCGCCCTACAAACGCCTCCGCCCGCTCCACCGCGTTGCGGCGCAGGTTCATGTAGAACAGGTTGTAGTCCAGGTCGTGATACACCCCGACCAGGGTCAGGGGGTCGCGGAAGCCTTCGCGGCGGCCGAAGGGGATATCGACCTCCAGCATGCCGTCTGAACAGCGTGCGCCGGTCAGACCAGCGACCGGCGCCGGCAGGCCGCTCAACCCGTGGACGGCGGGGATCGCGCCCTGGTTGGCGTCGGCCGGGGCTTCGCCGCCATAGCGCCAGTCCAGCGGGTTGACGCAGACGATGTCGTGGCCGGCCGCGCTCTGATAGCGCCCGTCCAGCCACATCAGCGCCGCGCCGCCGCTGCGGGTCTTGCCCTTGCCGGCGGCGACGCTGTTCCAGTCGACGATGCAGCCCGTCTGGCGCTCGGTGCGGCAGATCGGCAGGCCCTTGGCCTCGATCTCGGCAGGGACGAAGCCGCCGATGACATAGGCCGCCACCAGCCGCTTCTGCAGCGGCGTTCCGATGATCCGCTCCTGAAGCAGGCGCAGCGCGTGCAGCGAGCCCTGGCTGTGGCCGGCGATGATGAACGGCCGCCCGCCATTGTCGTGAGCCATGTAGTCGTCGAAGGCGCGCAGGACGTCGGCATAGGCCAGGTCGATCGCCGCCTCGCCGTCGGGCGTATCGCGCATGAAGGCGCCCAGCACCGCCTGGCGATAATGCGGGGCGTAGATGCGGCAACAGCCGTTGAATACGCTGGCTTGGTAGCGCATCACCCCCGTCTCGATCCGGGTGGAGGGCGTCCCGGGCTCGTCATAGGCCGCGTTCCAATGCTCGCCCGCCAGGTAGGTGGTGGGGTGGATGAAGAAGACGTCGACCTTGGCCGCTCGGCCAGCGGGCTTGAGGCCGGTTTCGTCCGGGGTCAGGGCGGTCTCGCCGGGCGCGTCCGGGCGCGCCGCCCAGGCTTCGGGCCGGCGGTAGTCCGGAGCCGGCGGCGGAGGCTGGGCCGCGAAGGGCTCGGAGGGGCCTCGCATCAGCCCGCCCTCGGCGTGCAGCCGCTGGGCGAACAGGCCCGAGGCGGCCAGGACGGCGACCAGCGCCAGGGCGGCGCTCAGGCTCTTGCGCATTCGGCGATTCCCCTCCGGTTTGGCGGGGTCAGCCCTTCCAGCCGCCGCCGAGCGCCTTGAAGATCGCGATCTGATCCTGAACGAGAGCTGAATCCGACGCAGCCACCGCAGCGTCGGCCGCGACCACGGTCTGTTCGGCGGTGAGGAGGTCCAGGGTGCTGATCGAGCCAGCCGAAAGCTGGCCGCGGGCCAGGTCGAAGGCTTCGTGCGCCCGGGCCTGGGCCTCGTCCAGGGCGCGGCGGTGATCCAGCTCGGCGCCATAGGCGGTCAGGGCCTGCTCAGCCTCCTTCAGCGCCTGCAGCACGGCGGAATCGAAGCCGTCCAGCGCGACCTCGGCCCCCGCCTTGGCCTGGCGGATACGGGCGCGGGGGGCCGATTGGTTGGGAAAGGCCCAGCTGATCTTGGGTCCGACGCCCCAGCCCAGGCCCGCGTTGGTGGCGATCAGCGAGGTGTCGTCGGCGAAGCCGCCCCAGAAGCCGGTCAAGGTGATGCGCGGGTAGAGGTCGGCGGTCGCCACCCCCACCCGCGCGGTAGCCCCGGCCAGCCGCAGCTCGGCCTGGCGCACGTCGGGCCGGCGCTTGAGGAGGGCCGCGCCGTCGCCCACGGGAATGGGCGCCGCCAGGCGCGGCGGGGTCACGCAGGCCTCGGCCTCGTGGGGGGCGTTGGCCGGGGTGCGGCCGAGAAGGGCGCCCAACTGGAACAGGGCGGCGCGCCTCTGCCCCTCCAACGGCGGCAGGGCGGCCCGGGCCTGGGCCACCAGCCCGCGGCTCCTTACCACGTCGAACCGCGTGCCGGCGCCGACCTGGAGCCGCTGGTCGGCGATCTCGGCCTGGTGGCTGACCACATCGAGGGAACGCTGGGCCACGGCCAACTGTTCGCCCAACGCGCAGACCTGGGCGTAGGCGCGGGCGGTCTCGGCCGCGACGGTGATCTTCAGTCCGTCCCGCGCGGCCCGGGCCGCGGCGGCGTCGGCCTTGGAAGCCTCGATCTGGCGGCGCAGGCGGCCGAACAGGTCGAACTCGTAGGAGACGTCGATCAGGTCGTCGAACAGCCAGATGGTCTGGGGCTTGGCCCCCAGGATCTCGACGATCTCGTCCGTGGCCGGGTCGCGGCCATAGATCGAGCCGGAGGCCAGGGTGGTCGACGGATAGCGGCCGGCCCGCGTCGCCTCATAGACCGCCCTGGCCGCCGACAGGTTGGCCTGGGCCGCCTTCAGGTCGGTGTTGGCGGCGAAGGCCTCGGCGATCAGCTTGTCGAGCAGGGGGTCCTGATACAGACGCCACCAGTCGTCCGGCAGGGCGGCCGTCGTCTCCAGCTCCGGCCGCACCGAGACCAGGGGCCCGGCGGCGCCCGCTGGCGGGTTCGGGGCGCGATAGGTCGGGCCAACGAGGCAGCCGCTCAGGGAAAGGGCCAGGATCAGAGGGGCGGCGCGTCTCATGCCGGGTCGGCCTCCCGCGGCGAAAAAAGCGGCCGGTGCGAGGCTGGCCCCAGCGGCGCGGGCTTGTGCGCCACCACCAGCATCAGGGCCAGCGCCGTGCAGGCGGAAATGGCGACAAAGGCGTCGATCACCCCCTGCGTCGCCGCGGTGCTGCGCACCACCCCGCCCAGGAGCGCGCCGGCGCGGGCGGGGCCAGAGCCGGGATCGCCGGCCCGGGCGGTGGCGGCGGCATAGGCGCCCAGGCGCTGGACCACGACCGGGTCGCCGGTCTGGACGTGCAGGCCGATCAGGTTGGAGGCGGTCTGCGAGCGCATCCGGGTGAAGGTGGCGACGAAGGCCACCCCCAGCTCGCCCCCCATCAGCCGCGCGGTCTGCACCGCCCCGCCGAAGGTCAGGGCGTCCTCGGGCCGCAGGTGCAGCACGGCGAAGAACAGGATGCCGGACAGGGCGAAGCTCTGCCCTACCGCCTGCAACAGCTGCGACGGCAGGAACTGATCCGAGTTCCAGATCGGAGTCAGGGTGCGCGAAACCATCAGGCAGGCCAGGCTGATGAAGATGAATCCGATCGAGGAGACCAGCCGCGGGTCGGTCCGCCGCAGCATCAGGGCCGCCAGCGGACAGAAGACCAGCTGCGGCGCGGCGATCCAGATCAGGGTCTGGCCGACCTCCAGCGCCCGATAGCCGCGCACCGCCCCCAGATATTGCGGGATCAGGAACGCCGTCGACAGGATGGTCAGGCGCAGGAATGAGATCAGCACCAGAAGCCTCGGCAAGGGCGGCGCCGCGGCGACCCTGAGATTGACACCGGGGTGGGCGGTCCTCAGCTCGTGAACGATGAAGCCGGCCACCAGCACACCGCCGGACAGCAGGAGGGCCGAGACCAGACCGGAATTCAGCCAGTCCAGCCGGTTGCCCTGGTCCAGTCCGGCATAGATCAAGGCCAGGCCCAGGCCGCCGAAGATCAGGCCGAACACGTCGGCCGGCGGGCGGGCCGGCAGCGGCGCCGTGCGCGTCACGCCCCAGTGCAGACAGCCGACCATGCCCAGCGCAAGGGGCACGTTCTGCCAGAAGATCCAGCGCCAGGTCAGGTGATCGACGTACCAACCCTCCAGCGAGGCGGAGATGTTCAGCGAAAGCTCGAGATTGAGGGCGTAGATCGCCACCCCATACGCCCAGTACTTGGGCGGGGTGTTCCTCAGGATGAAGCTCAGCGTCAGGGGCACGAAGAACCCCGAGGCCAGGCCGCCGGCGAACTGCAGCGCCAGGAGCATCGGCAGGTTGGTCGAGAAGGGCTCGATCAGCGAGATGATCGCGAAGGCCAGGGCGGAGTCGATCAGCGCCCGACGCGGCCCGAACATGCCGCCGATCCACACCGCGAAGGGCGCCACCAGCATCTGGGCGCAGGTCTGGGCGGTGGTGATCCAGGCGCCTTCGTCGAAGCCGGCATGCACCGCGCCGCGGATATCGGCCAGGCCGAAGGTCGAAAGCCGCCCGTTCAGGGTGGAGATGAAGGTGCCGAGCAGCACCGCCGCCAAGCCCAGCCAGGGAATGCTCTCGGGCGGGGCCGGCGGCGCCGGGGCCGCAGCAGGGACGGCCGCGGCGTCGCTCATGAGCGGCCGTCTCGGGCGTCGATCCGCGCCAGCACCGACAGGCCCGGCCGCAGGCGATCGGCCAGGCCGTCCGCGTCGTCGATGGCGATCTTCACCGCCACCCGCTGCACCACCTTGGTGAAATTGCCGGTGGCGTTGTCGGGGGGCAGCAGCGCGAACTGCGCGCCCGAGCCGGGGGCGAAGGCCAGGACGTGGCCCTTCATCACGTGGCCGGGATAGGCGTCGATGCGCACCTCTGCCTTCTGGCCCACGGCCATGTGGGTCAGCTGGGTCTCCTTGAAATTAGCGGTGACCCAGACCTTGGGCAGGGGGGTCAGGCTGGTGACCTGGCCGCCGGCGCCGACGAACTGGCCGGGCTTGACCTGGCGCTGGCCCAGCACCCCGTCCTGTGGAGCGACGATGCGGGTATAGCCGAGGTTGATCCGCGCCAGCTGCAGGTTGGCGGTCTGGGCCTGGATCGCCGCCTGGGCCTGGGCCTCCTGCGCCGCCAGCACGCCGAGCTGGCGCTGGGCGGCCTCCACCTGGGCCTTGTTCTGGGCCTGCTGGGCGGAGAGCTGGGCGCGGGTGGTCTCCAGCTTTTCCCTGGCCTCGGTCGAGGAGGAGCCGATGGCCAGCAGCTCCTTCTGCCGCGCCAGGTCGCGGCCGTTCTGCGCCAGGGTGGCGGTGGTCGAGGCCAAGACCGCCTTGGCCGCGTCCAGATTGGCCTGCTGCAGGCCGGCCTGGGCCTTTAGCGCCTCAGCCTGGGCGCTGGCCGAGGCGACATTGGCCTCGCCCTGGGCCACGGCCGCCTTGTAGTCGGTATCGACGATCTGGGCGATCAGGTCGCCGGCCTTGACCCGCTGGTAGTCCTGCACCGGCATCTCGGCCACATAGCCTGGGACCTTTGAGGCGATGGGGGTGAAGTCCGACTGCAGATAGGCGTCGTCGGTCTCCTGCCAGCCGGCCCGGCCCTGCCAACGGTCCCAGCGGCTGGTGACCACGATCAGAACCGTCAGGGCGACCAGGAACACCAGGATCCGCCAGACGACTTCCGGCGCGGTGCGCCAATCGATCCCGAACCTGTGCTCGGCCATTCGAAACCCCCGGGGACGCGCGCTTGAGGGTGCGACGCAATAGCTGCGCCGCAAACTGGCGCCGCAGAATTTCCCCGTCTAGCCGAAGGCGGTGAAATAGCGCGCGATCAAGGCGGCATAGACACGGGTCAGGTCCGCGATGTGCTCAACCGGCGTGCATTCGTCCACCGCATGCATGGTGGCGTTGACCAGGCCCAGCTCGACCACCGGGCAGAGCTTTCGGATGAAGCGGGCGTCGGAGATGCCGCCGGTGGTGGAGAGCTCCGGCCGCCGGCCAAGCACCTCTTCGACCGCCTGGGCGCAGACTTCGACGAACGGGCCGGGCTCGGTCAGGAAGGCGTTGCCGGTCAGTTTGGCGACTAGGCCGACCTTGCCGGAAAAGCCGGCCTGCTCAGCGGCGCATTCGGCGATCAGCCAGTCGATCAGCCCCTGGCCGTCATGGGCCGGGTTGAAGCGGATGTTAAGCCGGGCCTTGGCCTGGGCCGGGATCACGTTGGTGGCGGGGTTGCCGACATCGATGGTGGTGACTTCCAGGTTCGAGGGCTGGAAGCCCGGATGGCCTTCATCCAGCACCCGCCCTTGCAACCGGGCCAGGAGCCGCACCAGGGGCGGGATCGGGTTGGCCGCCTGCTGCGGATAGGCCACGTGGCCCTGGGCGCCATCGACCGTGATCCAGGCGTTCAGGCTGCCGCGGCGGCCGATCTTGATCTGGTCGCCGAGGCGGGAGGACGATGTTGGCTCGCCCAGCACCACGTGGTCGATCCGTTCGCCCTCCGCGGCCAAGGCCTCGACCAGGCGGGCGGTGCCATCCTCGGCCGCGCCCTCCTCGTCGCCGGTGATCAGGAAGGAAAGCGAACCTGGGACTTGCGCCTCGCTGGCCGCGGCGGCGAAGGCGGCGATGGCGCCCTTCATGTCCACCGCCCCGCGGCCGTACAGCACCCCCTCCTCGACCACCCCGGCGAAGGGCGGCTTCAGCCAGGCGCCGGCGTCGCCCACCGGCACCACGTCGGTATGGCCGGCGAAACAGAGGTTGGGCGCGGCGGTCCCGCGGCGGGCGTAGAGGTTCTCGATCTCGCCGAAGCGCATCCGCCGGCAGGCGAAGCCGGCGCTTTCCAGCGCCTGTTGCAGCACGTCCATCGCCCCCTCGTCGGCCGGGGTGACCGAGGGGCGGCGGATCAGGTCCTGGGCGAGGGCGACGGGATCGAGGCTCATGCCGTGCCGCTAGCGGCTTGCGGCGGCGAATGCAAATGCGACGTCCCGACCGCTGGCGTCGGCAGGCGATATTGTATACTGGGGGAGGGTATCTTGAGGTTCCTTCCGCCATGGCCGCCCATCGCCACGATCACGACCATGATCATCACCACGACCACGGCCATGACCATCATCATGGGCATGAT is a genomic window of Phenylobacterium montanum containing:
- a CDS encoding DUF3089 domain-containing protein is translated as MRKSLSAALALVAVLAASGLFAQRLHAEGGLMRGPSEPFAAQPPPPAPDYRRPEAWAARPDAPGETALTPDETGLKPAGRAAKVDVFFIHPTTYLAGEHWNAAYDEPGTPSTRIETGVMRYQASVFNGCCRIYAPHYRQAVLGAFMRDTPDGEAAIDLAYADVLRAFDDYMAHDNGGRPFIIAGHSQGSLHALRLLQERIIGTPLQKRLVAAYVIGGFVPAEIEAKGLPICRTERQTGCIVDWNSVAAGKGKTRSGGAALMWLDGRYQSAAGHDIVCVNPLDWRYGGEAPADANQGAIPAVHGLSGLPAPVAGLTGARCSDGMLEVDIPFGRREGFRDPLTLVGVYHDLDYNLFYMNLRRNAVERAEAFVGR
- a CDS encoding HlyD family secretion protein yields the protein MAEHRFGIDWRTAPEVVWRILVFLVALTVLIVVTSRWDRWQGRAGWQETDDAYLQSDFTPIASKVPGYVAEMPVQDYQRVKAGDLIAQIVDTDYKAAVAQGEANVASASAQAEALKAQAGLQQANLDAAKAVLASTTATLAQNGRDLARQKELLAIGSSSTEAREKLETTRAQLSAQQAQNKAQVEAAQRQLGVLAAQEAQAQAAIQAQTANLQLARINLGYTRIVAPQDGVLGQRQVKPGQFVGAGGQVTSLTPLPKVWVTANFKETQLTHMAVGQKAEVRIDAYPGHVMKGHVLAFAPGSGAQFALLPPDNATGNFTKVVQRVAVKIAIDDADGLADRLRPGLSVLARIDARDGRS
- the dapE gene encoding succinyl-diaminopimelate desuccinylase, with translation MSLDPVALAQDLIRRPSVTPADEGAMDVLQQALESAGFACRRMRFGEIENLYARRGTAAPNLCFAGHTDVVPVGDAGAWLKPPFAGVVEEGVLYGRGAVDMKGAIAAFAAAASEAQVPGSLSFLITGDEEGAAEDGTARLVEALAAEGERIDHVVLGEPTSSSRLGDQIKIGRRGSLNAWITVDGAQGHVAYPQQAANPIPPLVRLLARLQGRVLDEGHPGFQPSNLEVTTIDVGNPATNVIPAQAKARLNIRFNPAHDGQGLIDWLIAECAAEQAGFSGKVGLVAKLTGNAFLTEPGPFVEVCAQAVEEVLGRRPELSTTGGISDARFIRKLCPVVELGLVNATMHAVDECTPVEHIADLTRVYAALIARYFTAFG
- a CDS encoding lipid A-modifier LpxR family protein; amino-acid sequence: MRAILGLLLIALTGGAATSALAADDAALTALNRAAFDKPKAAAEQPKKPRFQASYHVGEGPAAPAESSQAPLAADRLLSERAWALTGGSATWTSHSVSRLNDDGAVDTLRMTVVAAERGPGGVVLASPGGRLQPETNSVNLDFERSAPITSGRFALDVAPHFGVAMNDQGGSALAGAAVRLQLPQRRNSIAGQLGFQPDREADGTRGRWFLFAEGSGELVGVHLSRSGGLMPRANLTVDDGVNPTVVSDSQAGVGWKKGAMQASFGYVHREIRNDLGYDTSRQIGDIKGDMVAFSFSLKSR
- a CDS encoding MFS transporter encodes the protein MSDAAAVPAAAPAPPAPPESIPWLGLAAVLLGTFISTLNGRLSTFGLADIRGAVHAGFDEGAWITTAQTCAQMLVAPFAVWIGGMFGPRRALIDSALAFAIISLIEPFSTNLPMLLALQFAGGLASGFFVPLTLSFILRNTPPKYWAYGVAIYALNLELSLNISASLEGWYVDHLTWRWIFWQNVPLALGMVGCLHWGVTRTAPLPARPPADVFGLIFGGLGLALIYAGLDQGNRLDWLNSGLVSALLLSGGVLVAGFIVHELRTAHPGVNLRVAAAPPLPRLLVLISFLRLTILSTAFLIPQYLGAVRGYRALEVGQTLIWIAAPQLVFCPLAALMLRRTDPRLVSSIGFIFISLACLMVSRTLTPIWNSDQFLPSQLLQAVGQSFALSGILFFAVLHLRPEDALTFGGAVQTARLMGGELGVAFVATFTRMRSQTASNLIGLHVQTGDPVVVQRLGAYAAATARAGDPGSGPARAGALLGGVVRSTAATQGVIDAFVAISACTALALMLVVAHKPAPLGPASHRPLFSPREADPA
- a CDS encoding efflux transporter outer membrane subunit → MRRAAPLILALSLSGCLVGPTYRAPNPPAGAAGPLVSVRPELETTAALPDDWWRLYQDPLLDKLIAEAFAANTDLKAAQANLSAARAVYEATRAGRYPSTTLASGSIYGRDPATDEIVEILGAKPQTIWLFDDLIDVSYEFDLFGRLRRQIEASKADAAAARAARDGLKITVAAETARAYAQVCALGEQLAVAQRSLDVVSHQAEIADQRLQVGAGTRFDVVRSRGLVAQARAALPPLEGQRRAALFQLGALLGRTPANAPHEAEACVTPPRLAAPIPVGDGAALLKRRPDVRQAELRLAGATARVGVATADLYPRITLTGFWGGFADDTSLIATNAGLGWGVGPKISWAFPNQSAPRARIRQAKAGAEVALDGFDSAVLQALKEAEQALTAYGAELDHRRALDEAQARAHEAFDLARGQLSAGSISTLDLLTAEQTVVAADAAVAASDSALVQDQIAIFKALGGGWKG